In the Bacillus sp. FJAT-42376 genome, TAACGGGCTTGCCGAATGCCGAACAGTTTTCAAGCTTATCAGCAGCCAGTGTACGGCTGTCAAACCGAAAGAAAAGAGAGGATTGTGTCATGCCGTATCCGGTGTTTCCGCTTACACAAATATGCGAGATTTCTTTTTCAAGCGGAAAAGGTACCGATACGTTTTCTATTTTTTTATTTTTCCAGTTTAATTTATATAAAACGGCTTCTTCCGCCATTTGCCGGGCCCCGCCCGGTGTAAGAATGCTGGTCGCTCCGATCATGTCTCCTTTAGAATCAAAAGCAAGGCTGACCGTACTCTGATCGGGTATGACCTGTCCGGGGGGCAAAAGATCAATTTTCCCCTTTTCAGGAAAATAGATTCCGAGGGAGCCTCCTCTTTCTCCATAACCGGGAAAACCCGAAAACACTATACATCTCTCATTTGGATGGACAGCACAATCACGGGGTCTGTGAATAGCCTCAGTCTTTCCGATCAGTTTTGGATTTCGGTTTGGAGCAAACGGCTTCTTCAAGGAGAATTCATACATTTTTCCGCCTGCATAGGCAAAACCAATCATCGTGCTGTCATCTAAAGAAGCATACGTGCAAATGTTTCCGCCCCCGCCTTCTTCAAGCGACCCTAAAAGTTTGGTGCCTCTCTTATCAGCCGTGAATAGCTTCATTGGATGCATGCTCGTTCCATACAATTTCCCATCCGGAGCAGCTGCAACAGCGCTAAGCTCTGCACCTCGTGTTTTGTAAAACAGCGAGATCGATTTGCCAGTAAGTTTTAGTTTTTTTTCTGCTAAATCAGAAGCCTCTAATTGATCCGCTCCTGTCAGTTGCCCGTGACATGTATGAAATCCTTCTCCCCAATATTCCGGATCATCTTCAGGAGGCGGAATTTCCCTCACAGCTTTTCCACCGGCCAGTTCAGCCCAGTCTTGATCACGGTCACTCATTCTCAAAGCCCGGGTTTTATATTGGCCATATACTCTTCCGCCATTTCCCTTGCGTACATAGCCTGTTCCAGGGACAGCCGAGTCCCGGGCAATGATCGAATGTTCTCCGGTTGCCGGATGGAAAGCCGCAATACTGGGATTTTCTGTACCCAATCCGATATAAATCCACCCATCCCCGCCTGCAGCCATTGTCCCGGCATACCGGGATTCGCTTTTTAATGAAGGAAGACGCCTCAGCCTTAATCGAACAGGATCAAATTCTGAAACGCATAAATTGGGATAGGAAACGAAATAGACCAGTCCCCCGGGCCCTTCTGTCAAAGTAAAAACGGCCGCCTCGTCTGCCGCATTTTCTTTAAAAACACACTTTCCTGCAAAAGGATCTATACAATAGAAAACCGAACCTGCTCCGGAACAGTACAGACCGCCAGAAGTGGCATACGAAACATATGGATACTCGCTGCTGTTCATACTAAGCTGAATGGTTTCTTCTGTTTCAGGATTTATAATAAGAAAAAAACCCTTTGCCGCAATCACGATTCTCTCCCTGCCAAACGCATCCCGGCAAACCGCTGCTGTTCTTGTTTCGCTGAGCTGCACAGGCGCTCCCCAGTTTTTCACCATCATCACCCTATCGTTAGACGTAAACAGGTTGTATACATGTATAGATTTATATTCTAAAAATTCAAAACTTTTGTCAATGTTTTTTTCAGTGCACAAGAAAAACAGCCGGTATGAACCGGCTGTTTTTCTGCTATTCTGTCATATGATTCCGTTCTGTCCGGCTTGGAAGTGTATCGTCATGGACCGGCTCTTTCGCCTGAAGCTCCTCATGGGAATGTACCGGTTTTTGTCTCTCTTCTTCCAGTTCCTTTTTCAGCATTTTGTTTTCTTTCCGCAAAGAGCGGATTCTGCTCATTCCGGAGAATCCTGCCATTAAGGCACCTATGAGAACTGAACCTAATACAATCAATATTAACGGCCATTGAGATTGGCCGAATAAGTAATCAACTTCTACTGGTTCCACATTCAACACAGCGAAAACCGCTACGATAAGTGCAAAAAAGATAACCAGCAATAAACTCCATTGTTTTTTCAAGTTTAATTCCTCTCTCTCTGCATGATGAATGGATTGACGTGAACGAATACCCGCTGTACCTCATCAAATTCACTAAGTGCAGCACTCACATTCTTTGCGATCCGATGCCCCTCCAGGACCGTGATAGACCCATGCACTGAAATTTTTACGTCTACAATGACATAATGTCCGTGCTCTCTTGCAAACAGTTCATCAATCCGCTCCACACCCGCAATATTTAAAATGGCGGCCCTCATTTCTGCCGTGTCCTCTTCATGCATCACATGATCAAGGGAAGCATGGATCGCCTCGCTTCCTACTTTCCATGCGGTAAACAGGACGAGGATGGAAACGGCCACACCAGCAAACGGATCTGCATAAAGGAGCCAGTCAATGTGCAGCCAGGAACCGGTTATGGCTCCCAAGATCCCGATCATGGCTGCAAGTGAAGCAAATACATCGGATCGATGATCATGGGCATTCGCAATTAGAGCTGCGCTCTTCAATCTTTTACCCAGTCTATAGTTATATTGAAACATTATTTCTTTTATAACAATCGCAGCAGCTACTGCGGCAATGGCAATGGGAGCAGGTGCTTTGGCAGGCTTAAAAAATGCTTCAAACGAGCTTTTGCCTATTTCAAAGCCGACAAGTGTCAATAGAACTGCAACGACGACTGCGGCGATGGTTTCTGCTTTTCCATGACCGTATGGATGGTCTTCATCCGGGGGCTTTTTCGCAAGGCGGATTCCGAATAAAACAACAAGTGATCCGGCTACATCCGAAACTGACATGGCAGCATCGGCGATGAGTGCTTTACTGCCCGATAGAAAACCGATTACACCTTTTAAAACAGCCAAGACCAAATTTGCACCAATACCTGCTGCTGCTGCCATTTGCACCTGTTTAAACCGGTCATCCTTTTTCATAACTGTCCCTCCCTGACTGAGGTCTCTTCTTATCTTATCCTGCGCATGAAGAATAATGAGCATTTGCTTTGTAAATTTCTCCGGATAGGACATATTATCAAGGACTAAACGAAGGGAGATGGAAAGATGGAAAAGTCCGATCAATTCGTAAAAGACCTGCACGAACGGCAGGAAAAGGATGAAGCAAACCGTGCACACCAGGGCAAAGGGAATCCGGGGAAAAAGTCACCGAGCAAAACACATAAGGGATAAAAAGAGGACCGCTTTGGCGGTCCTCCATCTGTTTACACCTCAGGGTGCTGGTTCGTATGCATTTCTTTCGTTTGATCATCTTTCTTTTTCAGAAATTCTTTTTTCTTTAAAATCAGCCAAAGCTGAGCAGCGATGAAAATTGAAGAATAAGCGCCGGAAATTAATCCGACTAGCAAGGCAATCGAGAAGTTCCGGATCGATTCGCTTCCGAAAATTAATAAGGCTACCGTCGTGATGACAACGGTTAACACCGTATTTACAGACCGGGTGAACGTTTGCTGCAAGCTTTTATTCACAATAATGCTCAAATCTTCAATGGATTTTACTTTTCGTTTCTTTTGAAGCTCGCGGATTCGGTCGAACGTTACGATGGTATCGTT is a window encoding:
- a CDS encoding lipopolysaccharide assembly LapA domain-containing protein, with the translated sequence MKKQWSLLLVIFFALIVAVFAVLNVEPVEVDYLFGQSQWPLILIVLGSVLIGALMAGFSGMSRIRSLRKENKMLKKELEEERQKPVHSHEELQAKEPVHDDTLPSRTERNHMTE
- a CDS encoding cation diffusion facilitator family transporter yields the protein MKKDDRFKQVQMAAAAGIGANLVLAVLKGVIGFLSGSKALIADAAMSVSDVAGSLVVLFGIRLAKKPPDEDHPYGHGKAETIAAVVVAVLLTLVGFEIGKSSFEAFFKPAKAPAPIAIAAVAAAIVIKEIMFQYNYRLGKRLKSAALIANAHDHRSDVFASLAAMIGILGAITGSWLHIDWLLYADPFAGVAVSILVLFTAWKVGSEAIHASLDHVMHEEDTAEMRAAILNIAGVERIDELFAREHGHYVIVDVKISVHGSITVLEGHRIAKNVSAALSEFDEVQRVFVHVNPFIMQRERN
- a CDS encoding DUF4023 family protein, with translation MEKSDQFVKDLHERQEKDEANRAHQGKGNPGKKSPSKTHKG